From a single Armatimonadota bacterium genomic region:
- a CDS encoding flagellar motor protein MotB, with amino-acid sequence MQEGTPIIVKKVKKGGHGHHGGAWKVAYADFVTAMMAFFMVMWILGMSQDQKEAIAAYFNDPTGFHKTVPTFKVGIGPVAQPRSLQNSKDSSGDDGLMKEKAAMDNVQRDLEKAVSEDKDLKKLAQNGDLQVSQTNEGLVLELIENEAGGEVFFKIGSSSIRDQARLVFRKLAPVLAKTGRPMKIDGHTDARPYPGSGYDNFDLSSDRANEVRRLMMASGISPSQIIGAEGRADTDLRKPDDPYHFSNRRVTVLLPYKYLRGDTVKMPTEIHDESVEGVFVNPAGPRDAIRKKIGEAQTSSQSEGH; translated from the coding sequence ATGCAAGAAGGCACCCCGATCATCGTCAAAAAGGTCAAAAAGGGCGGCCATGGACACCATGGCGGCGCTTGGAAAGTGGCCTATGCCGACTTTGTGACGGCGATGATGGCCTTTTTCATGGTCATGTGGATCTTGGGCATGTCTCAAGACCAAAAGGAGGCGATTGCCGCCTATTTCAACGACCCGACCGGATTTCACAAAACAGTCCCCACGTTCAAGGTCGGCATTGGCCCGGTGGCCCAACCCCGTTCACTCCAAAACTCCAAGGATTCAAGCGGCGACGATGGGCTGATGAAGGAGAAGGCCGCGATGGACAACGTCCAGCGGGATTTGGAAAAGGCGGTCAGCGAGGACAAAGACCTCAAAAAGCTGGCCCAGAACGGCGACTTGCAGGTTTCCCAGACCAACGAGGGGCTCGTCTTGGAGCTCATTGAAAACGAGGCCGGGGGGGAAGTGTTCTTCAAAATTGGCAGCTCCAGCATTCGCGACCAAGCCCGTTTGGTGTTCCGGAAACTGGCCCCGGTCTTGGCCAAGACGGGCCGGCCGATGAAGATCGATGGGCATACCGACGCCCGCCCGTACCCCGGTTCTGGCTACGACAACTTTGATTTGAGCAGCGATCGCGCCAACGAAGTCCGCCGCCTGATGATGGCCAGCGGCATCAGCCCTTCTCAGATCATCGGCGCGGAAGGCCGAGCGGACACGGATTTGCGCAAACCCGACGACCCGTACCACTTCAGCAACCGCCGGGTGACCGTATTGCTCCCCTACAAATACTTGCGGGGCGACACCGTCAAGATGCCGACCGAGATCCACGACGAGAGCGTCGAAGGTGTTTTTGTGAACCCGGCGGGGCCGCGGGATGCGATCCGGAAAAAGATCGGCGAGGCCCAAACCAGTTCTCAATCCGAAGGCCACTAG
- a CDS encoding polysaccharide deacetylase family protein produces the protein MLCAFLLALANASINATRVYHGSAYNDATLESTNPFWVAASTQVAKMDIETGGIMLPIGSPAVLRHGPADKKELALTFDDGPHGHFTPKLLDLLDRYRVKATFFVIGKMAYKDPALLAEIARRGHLVANHTFSHANLRRQSLSDIETEYLAANNLIAAVTGQTPRFCRPPGGDRDGLTTRAAQLLGMTTVLWTADPLDYSNPGVDVLMARLRPKVANGGIILLHDGPVQTLPLLEILIPEMQAKGYTFVRLDKWI, from the coding sequence ATGCTCTGTGCCTTCCTCCTCGCCCTGGCCAATGCCAGCATCAATGCCACACGGGTCTACCACGGCTCGGCATACAACGATGCCACCCTGGAAAGCACCAACCCGTTCTGGGTCGCCGCCAGCACCCAAGTCGCAAAAATGGATATCGAAACCGGTGGCATCATGTTGCCGATCGGAAGCCCAGCCGTGTTGCGGCACGGTCCGGCCGACAAGAAGGAACTCGCCCTCACCTTCGACGATGGCCCGCACGGCCACTTCACCCCCAAACTTCTCGACCTGCTGGATCGCTACCGGGTTAAAGCGACATTCTTCGTGATCGGGAAAATGGCCTACAAAGACCCGGCGCTCCTGGCCGAAATTGCCCGCCGGGGGCACCTGGTTGCCAACCACACCTTCAGCCACGCCAACCTGAGGCGACAATCCCTTTCCGACATTGAGACCGAATACCTGGCGGCCAACAACTTGATTGCTGCGGTGACCGGACAAACCCCCCGGTTCTGCCGACCGCCCGGGGGAGACCGGGATGGACTCACGACCAGGGCCGCCCAATTGCTCGGAATGACGACCGTGCTCTGGACCGCCGACCCGCTCGATTATTCCAACCCAGGAGTCGATGTCCTCATGGCGCGGCTCCGCCCAAAAGTGGCCAACGGCGGCATCATCTTGCTCCACGACGGCCCCGTGCAAACATTGCCGCTCCTGGAAATCCTCATCCCCGAAATGCAGGCCAAGGGATACACCTTTGTTCGACTGGACAAGTGGATTTGA
- a CDS encoding DUF899 domain-containing protein → MEAKTPTAHPPIVSYQEWRRARVDHLAKEKELTRQLDQLQAERRRLPMHKVEKNYRFTGPEGEVTLLDLFGINHTLVVYHFMFDPEWEQGCPGCTAWTDGISRDTVDSAANRGIGYIHVSRAPLEKLQAYAEQKGWWLPWYSSLGSDFNYDFQATLDDSIKEPEYNYRTRDEVEAAHGKRPEFKGETPGLSVFLRVGADVYHTYSTYERGVEPMIQSYGLMGFTPYGRQEDWEDSPTGWPQRPTYG, encoded by the coding sequence ATGGAAGCCAAGACCCCTACCGCCCACCCCCCGATCGTCAGCTACCAAGAGTGGCGGAGGGCCCGGGTAGACCACCTGGCCAAGGAAAAAGAACTCACCCGGCAGCTCGACCAACTCCAGGCCGAGCGCCGACGCCTGCCGATGCACAAGGTGGAAAAGAACTACCGGTTCACCGGGCCGGAAGGCGAAGTTACCCTCCTCGACCTCTTCGGCATAAACCACACGCTGGTGGTCTACCATTTCATGTTCGACCCTGAATGGGAGCAAGGGTGCCCAGGCTGCACGGCATGGACGGACGGCATCAGCCGGGACACCGTGGATTCGGCCGCCAACCGGGGGATCGGGTACATCCACGTGTCGCGGGCGCCACTGGAAAAACTCCAAGCCTACGCAGAGCAGAAGGGATGGTGGTTGCCCTGGTACTCCTCGCTGGGCAGCGATTTCAACTACGACTTTCAAGCCACTCTGGACGACAGCATCAAAGAACCCGAATACAACTACCGCACCCGCGACGAAGTCGAAGCCGCCCACGGCAAACGCCCGGAGTTCAAAGGAGAAACCCCGGGCCTCAGCGTGTTTCTGCGCGTCGGCGCCGACGTCTACCACACCTACAGCACCTATGAGCGGGGGGTCGAGCCCATGATCCAATCGTATGGTCTGATGGGCTTCACCCCATACGGGCGGCAAGAGGATTGGGAAGACTCGCCGACCGGCTGGCCTCAACGCCCGACTTACGGGTAA
- a CDS encoding LD-carboxypeptidase, translating to MDRREFLALTTIAAAGSAMAKTDRAPVADPGPKRPEPLNPGDRVAVVAPASPVESAEDLEGFFKRVRDLGLEPVPAPNLEKKYGFFGGTDQERADDLNWAFANPEVKGILPVRGGYGCSRLLHLLDYKLIKKNPKALCGYSDITALHLALSQKAGLVTYHGPVLASSESAFSDGYLRQALFGSGPVEFKNPGWEYLNPEHPEVPPSYEIRALSPGRTSGRLAGGNLTLLAALCGTPYQLEGKNKIVFFEDVKEAPYRIDRMLTQLIHSGCFKGARGIVAGQFTDCDPEEPKDGEWLVADVLKDRLAPLGIPVMTGAAIGHITHKWTVPVGVVAELDADEGTFRIP from the coding sequence ATGGATCGCCGAGAATTCCTCGCGCTCACAACAATCGCCGCCGCCGGATCCGCCATGGCAAAAACCGACCGGGCCCCCGTGGCGGATCCGGGCCCCAAAAGACCGGAACCCCTCAACCCCGGGGACCGGGTTGCCGTTGTCGCACCCGCCTCCCCTGTCGAGTCGGCCGAGGACCTCGAAGGATTTTTCAAGCGTGTCCGCGACTTAGGTCTGGAACCCGTGCCAGCCCCCAACCTGGAAAAGAAGTATGGGTTCTTTGGGGGGACCGACCAAGAACGAGCCGACGACTTGAACTGGGCTTTTGCCAATCCTGAAGTCAAGGGCATCTTGCCCGTGCGCGGGGGATACGGGTGTTCGCGGCTCCTCCACCTGCTGGATTACAAATTGATCAAGAAGAACCCCAAGGCCCTGTGCGGTTACAGCGACATCACGGCCCTCCACCTGGCTCTCAGCCAAAAGGCCGGCTTGGTCACCTACCACGGGCCGGTGCTGGCCAGTTCGGAATCTGCCTTCTCAGACGGATACCTCCGCCAGGCGCTGTTCGGGTCCGGGCCCGTGGAATTCAAGAACCCCGGTTGGGAATACCTCAACCCCGAACACCCCGAAGTCCCGCCGTCATACGAGATCCGCGCCCTCTCCCCTGGGCGAACTTCCGGCAGGTTGGCGGGAGGGAACCTGACCTTGCTCGCCGCCCTGTGCGGAACCCCATATCAACTTGAAGGCAAGAATAAGATCGTCTTTTTCGAGGACGTCAAAGAGGCGCCTTACCGCATCGACCGTATGCTGACGCAACTCATCCACAGCGGTTGCTTCAAGGGCGCACGCGGCATCGTCGCGGGGCAGTTCACCGATTGCGACCCGGAAGAACCAAAAGATGGGGAGTGGCTCGTTGCCGATGTCCTGAAAGACCGGCTTGCCCCTCTCGGCATCCCGGTCATGACGGGGGCCGCCATTGGGCACATCACCCACAAATGGACGGTTCCCGTGGGGGTGGTGGCCGAACTGGATGCCGATGAAGGAACCTTTAGAATTCCCTAG
- the motA gene encoding flagellar motor stator protein MotA, whose translation MFAFIGIIIGIVCTLLGYVMHHGQIGILIQPTEIIILVGAALGIFLGSFGLKTFQATIKAVIGLLKAPPSKENYVELLKMMYELFNVARKEGLLGLEQHVENPKESAIISKYPSFLNNHHAEHFFCDTLKVILTGAVGPHDLSEMMEMDLEIAHEEEHRPAEALQTVGDAMPAVGIVAAVLGVIITMGKINEGPEVIGSSVAAALVGTFMGIFIGYVICAPLSKSIATKIQAEGMYLNCIRHALFSFARGESPITCIEFARRQIEPSIRPGFVELEEAVKAA comes from the coding sequence ATGTTCGCATTCATCGGGATCATCATCGGGATCGTCTGTACGCTGCTCGGGTACGTCATGCACCACGGGCAGATTGGCATCCTCATCCAGCCGACGGAAATCATCATTTTGGTGGGGGCCGCCCTCGGGATCTTTTTGGGCTCCTTTGGACTTAAGACGTTCCAAGCCACCATTAAGGCGGTGATCGGGCTATTGAAAGCCCCGCCGTCCAAAGAGAATTATGTCGAACTCCTTAAGATGATGTACGAGTTGTTCAACGTGGCCAGGAAGGAAGGGCTCCTCGGTCTGGAACAACATGTGGAAAACCCGAAAGAAAGCGCGATCATCAGCAAATACCCAAGTTTCTTGAACAACCACCACGCCGAGCACTTCTTCTGCGACACGTTGAAGGTGATCCTTACCGGTGCCGTTGGCCCTCACGACCTTTCCGAAATGATGGAAATGGATTTGGAGATCGCCCACGAAGAGGAGCACCGCCCGGCCGAAGCCCTGCAGACCGTCGGCGACGCGATGCCAGCCGTTGGGATTGTTGCTGCCGTTTTGGGGGTTATCATCACGATGGGCAAGATCAACGAGGGCCCGGAAGTGATCGGGAGTTCGGTCGCCGCCGCCCTTGTCGGGACGTTCATGGGGATCTTCATCGGGTATGTCATCTGCGCCCCGTTGAGCAAATCCATCGCGACCAAGATCCAGGCCGAAGGGATGTATCTGAATTGCATCCGCCACGCCTTGTTCAGCTTTGCCCGCGGCGAATCGCCAATCACCTGCATCGAATTTGCCCGCCGCCAGATCGAGCCGAGCATCCGGCCCGGGTTCGTGGAACTGGAAGAGGCTGTGAAGGCGGCATAA
- the atpC gene encoding ATP synthase F1 subunit epsilon — protein MANFTLSVVAPDRTVFEGEVKNAVVPAVLGYLGIWAGHEPSLVALKAGLIHYTDSNGQDHWISVGGGFLETSGAGVIVLAQDVTLSGEVDLTSAEATLEEARRTLRGESTGMTLQEAMAEYEKALARRELAVRK, from the coding sequence TTGGCCAACTTCACGCTCTCCGTGGTCGCACCTGACCGCACCGTTTTTGAAGGCGAAGTCAAAAATGCCGTCGTGCCCGCTGTTCTGGGGTACCTCGGCATTTGGGCTGGGCACGAACCCAGCCTCGTCGCCCTCAAAGCCGGGCTCATCCACTACACCGATTCCAATGGCCAAGACCACTGGATCAGCGTCGGGGGTGGGTTTCTGGAGACATCGGGGGCCGGTGTCATCGTCTTGGCCCAAGATGTCACTCTTAGCGGGGAAGTCGACCTTACCTCGGCAGAAGCCACCCTGGAAGAAGCCCGCCGCACCTTGCGGGGCGAATCGACCGGGATGACCCTGCAAGAAGCCATGGCTGAATATGAAAAGGCCCTGGCGAGGCGCGAACTGGCCGTCCGAAAATAA
- a CDS encoding homogentisate 1,2-dioxygenase, whose amino-acid sequence MIRYHALGELPRKKHIQFRDADGNLYAEQLFSTHGFDGPMTTMYHINLPTEVKAWEDMGSVKPVYLEDEPLRHRHLKAAQLVPHGDFVTGRKVLMGNGDCTWAQALVAEPMAVDRFFKNADADEIYFVHDGDGMLESMYGSVEIRKGDYVVVPRGTIYRMSFNTYPVRLVVMESFTPVTTPRRYRNAYGQLMEHAPFTERDFRPPHELVTKKIRADHNVIVRSRGRHTLYTFPYHPFDIVGWDGFVYPVAFSIHDFQPITGQLHMPPPIHQTFATGGFVVCSFCPRILDFHPEAIKIPYNHSNVDSDEVLYYCNDKFGSRKGIQEGSITLHPLGIPHGPQPGAVEASMPHTETKELAVMMDTFKPLKLTADAVAIEDPDYWKSWQTPTEGNGLDDPGR is encoded by the coding sequence ATGATCCGCTACCATGCCCTTGGCGAGTTGCCCCGCAAAAAGCACATCCAATTCCGTGATGCCGACGGGAATCTCTATGCCGAACAGCTCTTCAGCACCCACGGCTTTGACGGCCCGATGACGACGATGTACCACATCAACCTCCCCACAGAAGTCAAGGCGTGGGAGGATATGGGCTCGGTGAAGCCGGTTTATTTGGAAGACGAGCCGTTGCGGCACCGGCACCTCAAAGCCGCGCAACTCGTCCCGCACGGCGACTTTGTCACCGGGCGCAAGGTCCTCATGGGCAATGGGGATTGCACCTGGGCCCAGGCGCTGGTTGCCGAACCGATGGCGGTAGACCGGTTTTTCAAGAACGCCGATGCTGATGAGATTTACTTCGTCCACGATGGCGATGGCATGTTGGAGTCGATGTACGGCAGTGTGGAAATCCGCAAGGGGGACTATGTGGTCGTCCCCCGGGGGACGATCTACCGCATGTCGTTCAACACCTATCCCGTCCGCTTGGTGGTGATGGAGAGCTTCACACCGGTGACCACGCCCCGCCGGTACCGGAACGCCTACGGGCAATTGATGGAGCACGCCCCGTTTACCGAGCGCGATTTTCGGCCCCCGCACGAACTGGTGACCAAAAAGATCCGGGCCGACCACAATGTCATTGTCCGGTCCCGTGGGCGGCATACTCTGTACACCTTCCCGTATCACCCGTTCGACATTGTGGGTTGGGATGGTTTTGTTTATCCGGTGGCGTTTTCGATCCACGATTTCCAACCGATCACCGGGCAACTTCACATGCCGCCGCCGATCCATCAGACCTTTGCGACGGGTGGGTTTGTGGTGTGTTCGTTCTGCCCGCGTATTTTGGATTTCCACCCCGAGGCGATCAAGATCCCGTACAACCACTCCAACGTGGATTCCGACGAAGTGCTCTATTACTGCAACGACAAGTTCGGTTCACGTAAAGGGATCCAAGAAGGATCGATCACGTTGCACCCGCTCGGGATCCCGCACGGGCCGCAGCCGGGCGCGGTGGAAGCGAGCATGCCGCACACCGAGACCAAGGAACTTGCCGTGATGATGGACACCTTCAAGCCGCTGAAGCTGACGGCAGATGCGGTTGCGATCGAAGATCCGGATTATTGGAAGAGCTGGCAGACCCCGACCGAGGGGAATGGCTTGGACGATCCGGGGCGGTAG
- the atpD gene encoding F0F1 ATP synthase subunit beta, which translates to MSNVGTVVQVTGPVVDCRFSNEALPEIYNALTIKDEKRGIDLTVEVALHLGDDMVRAIALSSTDGLVRGMGAVDTGGPVQVPVGEKCLGRVFNLLGQAIDGGDQVTDTPTYPIHRTPPEFSQQNVKVELLQTGLKVIDLLIPFNKGGKIGLFGGAGLGKTVLIQELIRNIAVEASGVSMFAGVGERTREGNDLWREMKETTFTDVDGSTKRVIDKTAMVFGQMNEPPGARLRVALSAMAMAEYFRDEVGTDVLVFVDNIFRFVQAGSEVSALLGRMPSAVGYQPTLATEMGLLQERITSTTKGSITSVQAVYVPADDPSDPAPATTFSHLDAYVYLERSIASKGLYPAVDPLASTSKNLDPRIVGERHYKVAREVQQILQRYRELQDIIAILGIDELSDDDKLIVARARKVERFMSQPNFVAEQFTGNPGRYVTIEDTVDAFEKLCGGELDDIPEQAFLYCGGLDDVYAKAKKLQEA; encoded by the coding sequence ATGTCGAACGTCGGCACCGTCGTGCAAGTTACCGGACCCGTTGTGGACTGCCGCTTCAGCAATGAAGCCCTTCCCGAAATCTACAACGCCCTGACCATCAAAGACGAAAAACGGGGGATCGACCTCACCGTCGAAGTCGCCCTCCACCTTGGGGACGACATGGTTCGCGCCATTGCCCTCAGCTCAACCGACGGACTCGTCCGCGGCATGGGCGCGGTCGACACCGGCGGCCCCGTACAAGTCCCGGTCGGCGAAAAATGCCTGGGCCGCGTTTTCAACCTGCTCGGCCAAGCCATCGACGGCGGAGATCAAGTCACCGACACCCCCACCTACCCGATCCACCGGACACCCCCCGAATTTAGCCAACAAAACGTTAAAGTCGAACTCCTCCAAACCGGGCTCAAAGTCATCGACCTGCTCATCCCCTTCAACAAAGGCGGGAAGATCGGGCTCTTCGGCGGTGCCGGCCTCGGCAAAACCGTCCTTATCCAAGAACTCATTCGGAACATCGCCGTTGAAGCCTCCGGCGTTTCCATGTTCGCCGGGGTTGGCGAACGCACCCGCGAAGGCAACGACCTTTGGCGCGAAATGAAGGAAACCACCTTCACCGACGTCGATGGCTCCACCAAGCGCGTCATCGACAAAACCGCCATGGTCTTTGGCCAGATGAACGAGCCGCCCGGAGCCCGCCTCCGGGTCGCCCTGTCCGCCATGGCCATGGCCGAATATTTCCGCGACGAAGTCGGCACCGACGTTCTTGTCTTCGTCGACAACATTTTCCGGTTCGTCCAAGCCGGTTCTGAAGTCTCGGCCCTCCTCGGCCGCATGCCCAGCGCCGTCGGCTACCAGCCGACCCTCGCAACGGAAATGGGCCTTCTGCAAGAACGGATCACCTCCACCACCAAAGGATCCATCACTTCGGTGCAAGCGGTGTACGTTCCCGCTGACGACCCATCCGACCCCGCGCCGGCCACCACATTCAGCCACTTGGACGCCTACGTCTACCTGGAGCGCTCCATCGCTTCCAAGGGTCTCTACCCGGCCGTTGACCCACTCGCTTCGACCTCCAAAAACCTCGACCCGCGCATTGTCGGCGAACGGCACTACAAAGTCGCCCGCGAAGTTCAACAGATCCTGCAACGCTACCGCGAACTGCAAGACATCATCGCCATCCTCGGGATCGACGAGCTCAGCGACGACGACAAACTCATCGTGGCCCGCGCCCGCAAGGTCGAACGGTTCATGTCCCAGCCCAACTTTGTGGCCGAGCAGTTCACCGGCAACCCCGGTCGCTACGTCACCATCGAAGACACCGTGGACGCCTTTGAAAAGCTCTGCGGCGGCGAATTGGACGACATCCCCGAACAAGCCTTCCTCTATTGCGGCGGCCTGGACGACGTTTACGCCAAAGCCAAAAAACTGCAGGAGGCCTAA
- a CDS encoding flagellar biosynthesis anti-sigma factor FlgM, with protein sequence MKISNQQIEEIKKGNPVSQTQVDAAVIRLTDANLISELTAKVNEMPDRDEMVAELKAKIESGAYHPTGEEIADTMIRRAIADRITQ encoded by the coding sequence ATGAAAATCTCCAACCAGCAAATCGAAGAAATCAAAAAAGGGAACCCCGTGTCGCAAACCCAGGTCGACGCCGCCGTCATCCGCCTGACCGATGCAAACTTGATTTCTGAACTCACCGCCAAAGTGAACGAGATGCCCGACCGGGACGAAATGGTCGCCGAACTCAAAGCCAAAATCGAGTCAGGGGCCTATCACCCAACCGGCGAGGAAATCGCCGACACGATGATCCGGCGCGCCATCGCCGACCGCATCACGCAATAA
- a CDS encoding PspA/IM30 family protein, producing MKRFFAWLRALFGRTMDKLEDPEIMLDQAKRDMQGALTANREKAVQAITQRNRLQQMLDEATKKANQLEQQAATALRQGNRELAKQFLREKASNDATIETLRTTLAQAAETVDQVKIAIKRQEEEVRKKTAEALALKAQWKQAQIQDSIGRALEGLTFENEYEGSFASARDKIRDKQAEAGARNEMMAGSIHGKMLEMEDATMDIAAEEELKKLEEKLGLGAPTIQNVQTTQTDDLDSQLDALEKRLGNSTEGS from the coding sequence ATGAAGCGGTTTTTTGCTTGGCTGCGCGCGCTGTTTGGCCGCACGATGGACAAATTGGAAGATCCAGAGATCATGCTGGATCAGGCCAAACGCGATATGCAGGGCGCCCTGACGGCTAACCGCGAAAAGGCGGTTCAGGCCATCACGCAACGCAATCGCCTGCAGCAGATGCTGGACGAGGCGACCAAAAAGGCCAACCAGTTGGAGCAGCAGGCGGCGACCGCCCTGCGGCAAGGCAACCGCGAGTTGGCCAAGCAGTTCCTTCGGGAAAAGGCCAGCAACGATGCCACGATCGAAACGTTGAGAACCACTTTGGCGCAAGCGGCCGAGACGGTCGACCAAGTCAAAATCGCCATCAAACGGCAGGAAGAAGAAGTCCGGAAGAAGACGGCCGAGGCTTTGGCCCTTAAAGCCCAATGGAAGCAAGCCCAAATCCAAGACAGCATCGGGCGGGCCCTGGAAGGGTTGACGTTTGAAAATGAATACGAAGGATCCTTTGCTTCGGCCCGGGACAAGATCCGCGACAAGCAAGCCGAAGCCGGTGCCCGCAATGAAATGATGGCGGGATCGATCCACGGCAAGATGTTAGAGATGGAGGACGCCACCATGGACATCGCCGCTGAGGAAGAGCTCAAAAAGCTCGAAGAAAAGCTCGGACTGGGCGCACCGACCATCCAAAACGTGCAAACAACGCAAACGGACGATCTGGATTCCCAACTGGACGCTTTGGAAAAAAGGTTGGGCAATTCGACCGAAGGCTCCTAA
- a CDS encoding DUF1003 domain-containing protein — MPEQQCPICHRSLHESESVPMSALGSSLRKSILRQNPDVAESDHLCLTCFEAARAASFAHQLKKNQRELSNLEREVLKKITDREIVAVDPTPPDSPLTTGQRVADRVAAFGGSWTFILTFLGILVVWITFNVVAATLRFDPYPFILLNLVLSCIAALQAPIIMMSQNRQEEKDRERARNDYMVNLKAELEVRALHDKIDHLLRSQMHTLMEFQEAQLEILQRLARQNGKP; from the coding sequence ATGCCGGAACAACAGTGCCCGATCTGCCACCGGAGCTTGCATGAATCCGAATCTGTCCCAATGTCCGCATTGGGCAGCAGCCTGCGGAAGTCGATCCTCCGCCAAAATCCAGATGTCGCCGAAAGCGATCATCTTTGCCTCACCTGCTTTGAGGCAGCCCGGGCGGCATCGTTTGCCCACCAACTCAAGAAGAACCAGAGGGAGCTCAGCAACTTAGAACGCGAAGTGCTGAAGAAAATCACTGACCGCGAAATCGTCGCGGTTGACCCCACGCCCCCGGATTCCCCGCTGACAACCGGCCAACGGGTCGCCGACCGCGTGGCCGCCTTCGGCGGTTCTTGGACGTTCATCCTCACCTTTTTGGGGATCCTCGTGGTCTGGATCACCTTCAACGTCGTCGCCGCCACCCTCCGGTTCGACCCTTACCCCTTCATCCTGCTTAACCTTGTCCTCAGCTGTATTGCCGCGCTTCAAGCCCCCATCATCATGATGAGCCAGAACCGGCAGGAGGAAAAAGACCGCGAGCGAGCCCGCAACGACTATATGGTCAACCTCAAGGCCGAACTGGAAGTCAGGGCCCTGCACGACAAAATCGACCACCTCCTCCGATCCCAAATGCATACCCTGATGGAGTTTCAAGAGGCACAGCTGGAAATCCTGCAACGGCTCGCCCGTCAAAATGGCAAACCATAA